The sequence below is a genomic window from Candidatus Thiodiazotropha endoloripes.
ACGATACCAGGCACGATTTACCTCCTGATGGGCATTATGCAGACTCCTGATCAGTTGCCACAGACCGAGCAGCAGAATGAACACCGCAACCATCAGCAGCATGATCAGCTCCCGTTTGGTGCTGGTCTCTGCTATCCGATTGGCTTCATGCCTGGCATGAATCGCCTCGAAATATTCCTGGCTCGAAATCTCCAGATAGCGTCGCTTCAATAGACCCAGTTTGGCAAGACCATGCAGATCAGAGTCGATATGAAACAGCACCTGCTCCAATAGTGACTGATTCCCGGTGATTTCCACCTTATACTGCTTGAGCTGTTCCAGATTGCGTTCAACTTCGGTGAACTGTGAATCCGCAGAGAACAGATGGTAGGTATAGAGTTGATTGATCAGTACCAGTATATCTTCGTAGAGTCTCGGCTCACTCACTTTCAGCTCATTCGCTATGATGGGCAGGTAGTGAATGCCATTACGCACCAGTGCGGCCTGAAATTTGATCTTTTCCAGCAGGGTGAGCTTTTCATCCATCCCTTGCCAATAGGTGGAAAAAAGATCCTTGAGTTGCTGATCATGCTCATCGATCAGCAGATTGATCTTTGCTTTCATCTCACGCAGATCGTTGGTCGTCATTACCAATGGGTCGTACTGAACCATCAGAAATGAGGAGATTCTCAGCATATCCCGATCGAGGCGGGCATCCAGCTTCTTCAATTGCAGCATGTTGTGTGAGATCTCTGCATACTCACTGGACTCATCATCCCAGAACAGCCCGAGCAACAAGGCAAATGCCAGGCTCAAGCCGATCAGCAATGCGCCGCGTTTGGTGCCGATTGATCTAAGAAACTTAATCATGGCTTGAATCGACTATGCTTGCCAACCAAAGTATGCAGAAAAGCAACGATATCCCGTATATCCTCATCGGGTATCTCACGACCCAACTGATAACGCCCCATCACCCGAATCGCTTCATCCAGGGTCGATACGGAACCATCATGAAAGTAGGGTGAGTTGACCGCGGCCAGTCGTAGGCTGGGAACTTTGAAATAGTGCTTGTCGTCCTCCTCTCCGGTTACATTGTATCGGCCATAGTCTGCCTCGGTGATTTCTGTATTTCTGTCTTTGAAATAGTCACCCTTGGCTCCCATATAGGCATACAAGTTGCCGCCCACATTGGCCCCCTGGTGGCAACTGATGCAGCCGTAGCTTTTGAACAGTCGATAGCCGCGCAACTCCCGCTCACTCAGGGTCTGCTCGCCGCTCAGCCAACGATCGAAACGGGAGCCCTCAGTCACCAGCGTTTTTTCGAAGGCGGCGATGGCGATTGCAATGTTCTCACCGGTAATGCCGTCACTGAAGAGCTGACCGAAAACCTCAACCATGGAGGCATCCTGACTCAACTTGGAGATCACTTCAGGCCAGGATGAGTTCATCTCAACAGGATTGTGCACCGGACCCGCAGCCTGAATCTCAAGACTCTCCGCCCGTCCATCCCAGAACTGGGCAAGATTGAAACTGCTGTTGTAAACGGTTGGCGCCTTGATTCCCCCCAATACACCCCCTACCCCGGCGGAACGAGGCTTTCGGTCTGTCCCACCGGTTGAGAGCAGATGACAACTGGCGCAACTCAAAGAGTTGTCCCGGGAGAGGCGTCGATCGTGAAACAGCTGATCACCCAGCGCAACCAGTTTCGGGTCGACTTCAAAACTCACTTCAAGGGGTCGGATGGGCTCATTCTTTATCTCATCAGCCCAAAGATATGGCACATAAGAAAGAAAGAATATCAGTAATAACAGCGTCTTATGCATATCAGCCAGACACCGAACCTAAACCAGCCAACTGCTGCACCACGACAACAGCCTTTGATTCAGATTCGATACGTATTTGTTTATTCCAATCCAAGTTCAAGCCAACCTTTAATCCTTTATCGGACAAGCCTGAAATTACTTTAAAGCCTAAGGAATTGCTTTCCGTCAGAAAATTGGAGATTCCACGAGTTGAAGAGGCACAGGTTGCATCCCTGCCCCTAAATCACAACTGTATCTGCGGAGTACGGCTGATTGTGCCTGCAACTGAGCTGATGAGAATCCGTTCGAAAGGAAACTCTAATAACTAAAGTTTAGTTGTTGTCATGCAACCATACAACAAGCCACAACTTATTAATTTGCATAAGGATTCAGACTTTAATTTATAAATTCCCCGGATCTGCTTTGTGATAGAAACAGACCTCATCGACCACTACAGCAGCAAGCGGCGAATATCCTCCAGCAACGATGCAAGCAGTCGGGTAAATCTGACACCTTCTGCACCGTCAATCACCCGATGATCATAGGAGAGGGAGAGGGGTAGCATCAGCCGGGGTTGGAAGTTCGCCCCATCCCATACCGGCTGCATGCTGCTGCGTGAGACGCCAAGAATCGCCACCTCCGGCGCATTCACGATCGGGGTAAAGGCCGTCCCACCAATACCGCCCAGGCTTGAGATTGAGAAGCAGCCTCCCTGCAGATCTGCCGGTGCCAGCTTGCCGGCTCTGGCCCGCTCGCTGACAGCCATCAGTTCCGCCGCCAGTTCGAAGACACTTTTCTTGTCCACGTCACGGATTACCGGCACAACCAGACCATTGGGCGTATCCACCGCCACACCGATATTGACGTAGTGTCGATAGATCAGCGCTTCGGCGTCACTATCCAGGGAGGCATTGAACGCCGGCATCTCCGCCAGCGCGGCGGCAACCGACTTCATCAGGAACGGCATCAGCGTGAGTCGAACATCCCGCTGCTCTGCGACCGCTTTCTGTGCCTTTCGAA
It includes:
- a CDS encoding cytochrome-c peroxidase — translated: MSFEVDPKLVALGDQLFHDRRLSRDNSLSCASCHLLSTGGTDRKPRSAGVGGVLGGIKAPTVYNSSFNLAQFWDGRAESLEIQAAGPVHNPVEMNSSWPEVISKLSQDASMVEVFGQLFSDGITGENIAIAIAAFEKTLVTEGSRFDRWLSGEQTLSERELRGYRLFKSYGCISCHQGANVGGNLYAYMGAKGDYFKDRNTEITEADYGRYNVTGEEDDKHYFKVPSLRLAAVNSPYFHDGSVSTLDEAIRVMGRYQLGREIPDEDIRDIVAFLHTLVGKHSRFKP